Proteins encoded together in one Coregonus clupeaformis isolate EN_2021a chromosome 30, ASM2061545v1, whole genome shotgun sequence window:
- the LOC121545762 gene encoding 45 kDa calcium-binding protein has protein sequence MANYWRTAWCRHLLAVSMALICLLHNTMDVHARPANMSSLKDKNNPTNKEENEILPPDHLNGMKLEMDGHINKDFHQEVFLGKEMEEFEEDSEPKRNRNKLIDIFSKVDINNDKSVSAKEMQRWIVEKTEEHFQEAVRENKMSFHAVDPDGDGHVTWDEYRVKFLASKGFNKKEMADKIKNSEELKVDEETQEVLENLKDRWFQADNPPADQLLNEEEFLSFLHPEHSKGMLKYMVKEIVRDLDQDGNKKLTLSEFISLPMGTVENQQAQDIDDDWVRERKKEFQEVIDGNHDGIVTMEELEEYMDPMNEYNALNEAKQMIAVADENQNHNLELEEILKYSEYFTGSKLMDYARNVHEEF, from the exons ATGGCTAACTACTGGAGGACGGCTTGGTGCAGACACCTTCTGGCTGTGTCCATGGCCCTGATCTGCCTGCTCCACAACACCATGGACGTCCATGCCCGGCCAGCTAACATGTCATCCCTGAAGGACAAGAACAACCCCACCAATAAAGAGGAGAATGAGATCCTTCCCCCAGACCATCTGAACGGGATGAAGCTGGAGATGGACGGTCATATCAACAAGGACTTCCATCAGGAGGTGTTCCTGGGTAAGGAGATGGAGGAGTTTGAAGAGGACTCTGAGCCCAAGAGGAACAGGAACAAGCTCATTGACATCTTCAGCAA GGTGGACATTAATAATGATAAGAGCGTCAGTGCCAAGGAGATGCAGCGCTGGATCGTGGAGAAGACAGAGGAACACTTCCAGGAGGCTGTGAGAGAGAACAAGATGAGCTTCCATGCTGTGGACCCAGATGGAGATG GCCATGTGACATGGGATGAATACCGGGTAAAGTTTCTGGCCAGCAAAGGATTCAACAAGAAGGAGATGGCTGACAAGATAAAGAACAGTGAAGAACTGAAGGTGGACGAGGAGA CCCAGGAGGTGCTGGAGAATCTGAAGGACCGCTGGTTCCAGGCTGATAACCCCCCAGCCGACCAGCTGCTGAACGAGGAAGAGTTCCTCTCCTTCCTGCACCCAGAGCACAGCAAAGGAATGCTCAAATACATGGTCAAGGAGATTGTTCGCGACCTAG ACCAGGATGGTAACAAGAAGCTGACTCTGTCTGAGTTCATCTCCCTGCCCATGGGCACTGTGGAGAACCAGCAGGCTCAGGACATCGATGATGACTGGGTACGAGAGAGGAAGAAGGAGTTTCAGGAGGTCATCGATGGCAACCATGACGGCATCGTAACCATGGAGGAACTAGAG gAGTACATGGACCCGATGAACGAGTACAACGCGTTGAACGAGGCTAAGCAGATGATCGCTGTGGCCGACGAGAACCAGAACCACAACTTGGAACTGGAGGAGATTCTCAAGTACAGCGAATACTTCACTGGCAGCAAGCTCATGGACTATGCCCGGAATGTTCACGAGGAGTTCTAA
- the LOC121545763 gene encoding coiled-coil domain-containing protein 42, whose translation MSVNLSDYFKSYFGENLRDQLLKATSAADEMLAPSSRLLQKRREAMEVNNAMTLQREDFESTLRALRIRKDELIEKEGQMKEYLQKFDNFLKENEVKRCRAVRKASRERELTNQKQVDLVTLQEETKALVKERDRLEKRVQKNAIYPHYLDKVVQASERFQEARQVMSRYDTLMLTREDLVRTTQQNQDSTENTRAQLARFIEQSNDTLLHYNNTLAQLQSQLDKARAEGMIWESRWAHIQNTAAKKTLLLGTIKMATLNLYQCVCKRAKDTGESPVAPEDTIKQLEKIQTFLADLICIWEEVNKPDQPGPTGHR comes from the exons ATGTCTGTAAATTTGTCAGACTATTTCAAAAGTTATTTTGGAGAGAACCTTCGAGACCAGCTATT GAAGGCCACGTCCGCAGCAGATGAGATGCTGGCTCCTTCCTCCCGTCTCCTGCAGAAGAGACGGGAGGCCATGGAGGTCAACAATGCTATGACATTGCAAAGAGAG GATTTTGAGTCAACTCTCAGAGCCCTGAGAATCCGCAAGGATGAGCTCATAGAGAAGGAGGGCCAGATGAAGGAATATCTGCAGAAATTTGACAACTTTCTGAAG GAGAACGAGGTGAAACGATGTCGAGCTGTTAGGAAGGCCAGCCGAGAGCGGGAACTGACCAATCAGAAGCAGGTGGACCTGGTCACTCTCCAGGAGGAGACGAAAGCTCTTGTCAAAGAGAGGGACCGTCTGGAGAAACGAGTGCAGAAGAACGCCATATACCCCCATTACTTGGATAAAGTGGTACAGGCCAGTGAACGG TTTCAGGAGGCCCGACAGGTGATGTCTCGCTACGACACGTTGATGCTGACCCGGGAGGACTTGGTGCGGACCACCCAGCAGAACCAGGACAGCACGGAGAACACCCGGGCCCAGCTAGCCCGCTTCATAGAGCAGAGCAATGACACCCTGCTGCACTACAACAACACTCTGGCCCAGCTACAGAGCCAGCTGGACAAGGCCCGTGCTGAGGGCATGATCTGG GAGTCAAGATGGGCCCACATTCAGAACACAGCTGCCAAGAAGACACTGCTGTTGGGCACAATCAAGATGGCCACTCTCAATCTGTACCAGTGTGTGTGCAAGAGGGCGAAAGACACTGGGGAATCACCTGTTGCCCCAGAGGACACAATTAAGCAGCTGGAGAAG ATCCAGACCTTCCTAGCCGATCTGATCTGCATTTGGGAGGAAGTGAACAAGCCGGATCAGCCAGGGCCAACCGGACACAGATAA